A genomic stretch from Sceloporus undulatus isolate JIND9_A2432 ecotype Alabama chromosome 5, SceUnd_v1.1, whole genome shotgun sequence includes:
- the SLC38A2 gene encoding sodium-coupled neutral amino acid transporter 2: protein MTKAEMGKLNTTPDEDSSSYSSNSNDFAYPYPTKPTALKSHYVDMDPENQNFLLESNPGKKKYETEYHPGTTSFGMSVFNLSNAIVGSGILGLSYAMANTGIALFLILLVFVSIFSLYSVHLLLKTANEGGSLLYEQLGMKAFGMAGKLAASGSITMQNIGAMSSYLYIVKYELPLVIKAFMNIEENTGQWYINGDYLVILVSLVLILPLSLLKNLGYLGYTSGFSLLCMVFFLIVVICKKFQIPCGLEHDLINATLNTTLEHLSTVSPFHGTEVNITNDDKCTPKYFIFNSQTVYAVPILTFSFVCHPAILPIYEELKGRSRRRMMKVSNVSFFAMFLMYLLAALFGYLTFYEKVEPELLHTYSAFLGADVLLLIVRLAVLMAVTLTVPVVIFPIRSSITQLLCAGKEFSWLRHCAITFALLVFTNILVIFVPTIRDIFGFIGASAAAMLIFILPSAFYIKLVKKESMKSVQKIGALLFLLSGIFVMTGSMTLIILDWTSNAASDGH, encoded by the exons ATGACCAAAGCTGAGATGGGCAAGCTCAACACGACCCCCGATGAAGACAGCAGCAGTTACAGCTCCAACAGCAATGACTTCGCCTACCCTTACCCAACCAAACCCACTGCTCTCAAGAG CCATTATGTAGACATGGATCcagaaaaccaaaactttttacTTGAATCCAATCCTGGAAAGAAGAAATATGAAACTGAATAT CATCCAGGTACTACTTCCTTTGGAATGTCAGTATTTAATCTGAGCAATGCTATTGTGGGCAGTGGCATCCTTGGACTCTCTTATGCCATGGCAAACACTGGAATTGCGCTCTTTCT AATTCTTCTAGTATTTGTGTCGATATTTTCGTTGTATTCCGTTCATCTCCTTctgaagactgccaatgaaggaG GATCTTTATTATATGAACAACTGGGAATGAAGGCATTTGGCATGGCTGGGAAACTAGCAGCATCCGGATCAATTACAATGCAGAATATTGGAG CTATGTCAAGCTACCTCTACATAGTGAAATATGAGTTACCATTGGTCATCAAGGCATTTATGAACATCGAAGAGAACACAGG GCAATGGTATATCAACGGTGATTACTTGGTTATATTGGTATCCTTGGTGCTGATTCTACCTTTATCACTACTGAAAAATTTAG GTTATCTGGGCTACACCAGTGGATTTTCCTTATTGTGCATGGTCTTCTTTCTTATTGTT GTCATTTGCAAGAAATTTCAGATTCCTTGTGGGCTGGAACATGATTTGATTAATGCGACACTAAATACAACATTAGAACATCTGTCAACTGTTTCACCTTTTCATGGAACTGAAGTCAATATAACTAATGATGACAAGTGCACACCAAAATATTTCATCTTCAATTCACAG ACTGTCTATGCTGTACCAATCTTAACATTTTCCTTTGTCTGCCATCCTGCTATTCTTCCTATTTATGAAGAACTGAAAGG CCGAAGCCGCAGAAGAATGATGAAGGTATCCAATGTTTCATTTTTTGCCATGTTCCTCATGTACCTTCTGGCTGCTCTCTTCGGCTACTTGACATTTTATG aaaaagtTGAGCCAGAGTTGCTTCATACATACTCTGCATTCCTTGGAGCTGATGTTCTTCTCCTGATTGTACGTCTGGCTGTTTTGATGGCTGTAACTCTTACTGTGCCCGTTGTGATTTTTCCA ATCCGCAGCTCCATCACACAATTGTTGTGTGCAGGGAAAGAATTCAGCTGGCTCCGCCACTGTGCTATTACATTTGCTCTTTTGGTGTTCACCAACATCCTTGTGATCTTTGTTCCCACAATCCGAGATATATTTGGTTTCATTG GTGCCTCTGCTGCTGCAATGCTGATCTTTATACTTCCATCTGCTTTCTACATTAAGCTAGTGAAGAAGGAGTCAATGAAGTCTGTACAGAAGATTGGG GCTTTGCTTTTCCTGCTCAGTGGCATATTTGTGATGACTGGAAGTATGACCTTGATCATTCTGGACTGGACAAGCAATGCTGCTTCTGATGGTCATTAA